The Acutalibacter muris genomic sequence AAAGGTCAATACATCAGATTTCCATACTTCGCTGCTGTCACGGTCACCAACAACATAAGTGAACTGCTTGTTGTTCGGTTCAATCACACCGGCGATGAAGTACCAGCCGCCGTTGACCAGTTTGAACGATGGTGTAGTTGTCTGGTCAAGGATTAGAGAGCCGGAAGAATTATAAAGCATAATTCTCGGTTTGCCGGAATACAGAGACAAATAGAAGATTGGCTGACCGGGACCATATCGAGTATTAAAAATCGGACAGAAGGTGTTACCGACGGAGTAGGTCGTCGGGTTCATCCAGCCACCCACGACGATGCGCTCTCCAAGATTTGCAAAGATGCTACCATCGTTGGTCACCCGCAGGTGAGTTTTATCGGATGTGGGATTATTGATGTTCATACGGAACTGGCGACCTTTTTGGCTGCTTTTGAGACTGGCCGTAGTGCCACTCCAGTTGACAATCAGCATTTTCCTGTCGTTACCGGAGGAATCCAACAGCTTGTTATCGGCATCTGGCGCAGATTCGTTGAAACGCCACAAGCCACTCATACCCTCAATATAAGGAAATTCACCTGTAAAATCTGTCTGGGATGTAAGGATACTTTTAACAGCCACTGTATCACCTCCATCTGCTGTTGGCTTCTATATTAAGTTCGGTGAAGGTGGCATTGGAAGTAGCGACCACCACCGTATTTGTACTGGTTTCCAGTACCGGGAAGTTCAGTTCATATAAGAGCGGCAGGCCGTTGCGCAGCGTGTCGCCAACGGAGTCGACCACCTTTGCTGTGACAAGGTTGGAATCCACGATCAGCGTTTCTCCCTCGGCCAGTGCGCCGGTGATACGAAGCTCCTCGCCATTTATTATGATGGAAATGTAGCTGTCGGTATCGGAAGAAATCACGCCCTGAATGGAATATACCGGTTCGGAAATTGTGGTGCCAATGCTGCGGGATATTTCATGTTCGCCTTCCTCGGAAATCACAAAAGTCTCATCCTCCAGCGCATAGGCATGTGGGTCAGGACAGATGAATTTCAGCGTAAATGTACCGGCAGAACGCAGCAGTCTTTCACAGTCCACAGCTTCCGACAATCTTGCCATAAAATATCGGTCTGGCACTTCATCAAGAACCAGCTGCTTCAGACCCTTGGATGGGTCGAGCCACTGTGCCATAGCATTCAGCACAGAGACCAGTGCAGCAAAATCCTTCTGGGGATAGATGTAGCAAGTGAGCATGATAATACGCTCACCGCTGTCGCATCCAAAGTCCGCCACACCAGCTTTGCCGGGGACGGTTTCATAAAAGTTACGCAAAGCCGGTGAAGCCTGCCAAGAGGTCAGCCTTGCTTTGATTTTCATATTTTTCGATGCGGACTACCATTTGCTGCACAGTTACAAGGGAGCCATACATTCCATCCATAACAGAGGAACGGCCATCTGCACTGCTTTCTGTCAGCGCATTGGCAGCGCCAGCATCCAAAGTAAAGTCAGTCGGGATAGAGGTTTCCATATCCTTGGCCAGTCCGTTCATCACGGAATTGATGTCCTCGGCCATGCCTTCTGCAGCTACGACCGCGTCTTTGCCGTTACTGTTAATGGCACCGGCGAGACCTTCCACCAGCATTTCACCGACACAGCCCATTTCCTTGGACGGAGAGGCAATGCCGAAGAAGTCGCAGATACAGTCCCAGATAGTAGAAATCCAGCTGGACACCTTATTCCAGAGCCAAGAAGCAAGGGACTGGATGCCCTGCCACAGGCCACGGACAAGGTTACCGCCGACCTGCGCCATTTGCGATACACCTTTGCTCAGTGCATTCACAAGACCGGAAATGATCTGAGGCACAGCTTTTACGATTTCAGCGATGATGGTCGGCAGGTTTTTAATCAGCGAAATCAGTAGCTGAACACCGGCCTGCACAATCTGCGGAATGCTACCAATCAAGGCATTTACGATGGAGCCTATAATTTCTGGGATAGCAGCAACGATAGTGGTGATGATCTCCGGTAGGGCCTGAATGAGCGCCACAAGAAGGTCAATGCCAGCCTGAATCAGCTGTGGAATACTATCCAGTATCGCCGTAATAATACCTTCGATGATTTGTGGTATCGCCGCCACGATTGCCGTAATGATATCCGGCAGCGCAGATACTAAAGAGGTTAGAAGCTGAATGCCTGCCTCGATAATCTGCGGAATGGCACCGATAATGAAATCTACGATAGCCAGAATGATGGAAGGGAGTGCCTCAATCAGCATAGGGATTGCTGTAAGCAAGCCTTCTGCAAGACCCATAATCAGCTGCAGCGCCGCATCCAGTATCAGCGGCAGATTTGCAATCAGGCCCTGCACGATGGTAACGATGGCCTGAACTGCAGCCGGGATTAACTGTGGCAGTGCGGTTCCGATGCCTTCCACCAAAGCCACCACCAGCTGAACGGCGGCATCCACCAGAAGTGGGAGACTATCAATCAGCGCCTGAACAATGGTCATAATGGCTTCCACCGCTGCGGGAATGAGCTGCGGAAGGAGCGTCAGGATTGTGTTCAAAGCTGTGTGAACAGCTGGGTCACGGTGTCCAGAAGAGACGGAAGCAGGTCTGCAAAAACAGTCAAGAGCGCATCCGTCACCGTCGGCAGAACCTTGACCATATTTTCAATGACCGGAGTTACATTTCGGATAACATTCTGGAGAGCGTCCACCATGTTCTGGCAGAGCATTTCCATATCGGCATCCGCATTACCAAAGCCGACAAGCAGGTTTTGTAGCGCTGTCTGCAGGGAGTTGATGGAGCCGGAGATGGTGTTTTCTGCTTCTGCGGCAGTAGCACCGGCCACGCCAATACTGTTTTGGATAGCATGGATAGCTTAAACCACATCGGCATAGGAAGAAATATCGTACTCAATACCGGAAATGGCCTGCGCATCAGCAAGCAGTTGTTCCATCTCAGTTTTGGTGCCGCCGTAGCCAAGTTTCAGGTTGTCCAGCATGGTGTAATTCTGCTTGGCGAATCCCTGATAGGCGTTTTGAATCAGGGAGATGTCCGTACCCATTTTATTGGCATTATCAGACATATCCGTGATAGCCATGTCTGCGTATTCCACAGCAGCTTCAGTGTCACCACCAAGGGACTGAATCAGCGAAGCGGAGAACGAAGTGACCGTCTCCATGTAGTCATTCGCTGACATACCGGCTGTTTTATAGGCATTGGCAGCGTAGGTCTGGAGTTCTTGCGAGGATTCCTTAAAGAGGGTGTCAACGCCGCCCACCAGCTGTTCGTAATCGGCATAAGCGGCAATGACCTCTTTGCCGAGGGACACTGCCGCCGCACCAGCCGCCACAGTAACGGCACCCATTGCGGCACCGATGCCTTTTAAGACGCTGCCGAACTTTTCAAATTTGCCGGAGGATTTATCTGCGGCATCACCGGCCTCGTCGATTTCTTCTTCCAGATCATCGGCGCTGTCGGCGGCATCGTCCATTTCACGTTCGGCTTCATCCAAAGCCGTATTGTTGCGGTCCAGTTCACGTTCCATGTCGTTGAGGGCCGCAGTTGCATTGTTCAGCTGAATCTGCCAGTTCTGAGTGCGGCGGTCATTTTCGCCGAAGGACTCAGCGGCATTGGTAAGCGCTGCACGGAGCGTTTCGATTTTCTGTTTCTGTGCCTCAATTTCCTTATTCAGCACTTGGTTTCTGGCCGTAAGCGCCTGCACGGAATTATCGTTTTTATCAAACTGCGAGGACACCACTTTCATTTCCGAACCGAGGACCTTAAAGGACTGGTTGATTTCGGACAGCGCTTTCTTGAATTCCTTTTCTCCTTCCAGACCGATTTTTAATCCGAAGCTATCTGCCATGCGATATCACCTCCTTAATGGCATGAAAAAAGCACCATTCCACCAGAAAGTTGCGACGCAAACGACGCAAGAATACAGTGGACGGTGCCAAACGGTATAAAAATAGGAGCAACCCCGAAGGGCTACTCCTGAATGGTATTTGCAGTGTCAGCTTGGTTTGTTGGTTAGAACAGTTCTACACGACCAAGCAGTAGGTCTATCAGATTGCAATGGAAAATTCCGTTGTCATCATAGAAATTGTGAGGAATATCCATGCGAACAATGATTTTTTTGAAAAAGTCCTTTGTTAGTATCAATGATGCAAGTTCAGAGGATTCCTTTTTATCCGTATCCATCTGGAAAGCTGACTGGATATAGATTTTTTTATCTGCATCGTTTACAATGAAGTCGATTTCTTTTTGCACATTTGCACCGCCGGTACGGTCAGTAACAACACCAACATCAACGGAATATCCTCTGCGCAGAAGCTCATTGTAGATGATGTTCTCCATAATGTGGCCGGGATCGTACTGACGGTAGTTCAGTCGAGCATTACGAAGGCCGATATCCGTGTAGTAGTATTTGTTCGGATATTTGAAATAGGTCTTTCCTTTCACATCATAGCGCTTTGCCATCGAAATGAGGAACGAATCGATGATGTGCTGCACGTAGTTGGAAACCAGAGTTGAATTGACCTTTTCGTTCTTCATGCTGGTTAGCGCATTGGCAATATTCGTAGGATTGGTCAGGGAGCTGATCTGTGAAGCGAGGAAATCCAGAATATCATTCAGAATATCCTCACGTTCGATACCGTTGCGCTCTACAATATCCTTGACATACAATTCGCTGTAGAGGGAGGAAAGGTAATCCTTTTTGTCCTTCTCATCTGTTAATGCCAGCAGGCGTGGCATGCCTCCGTAAAGCATATAGGTATCCAGAGCATTTCGCTCGTCACCGCCTACATGAGAATAGAACTCCTCAAAGGACAGTGGGAATACATGAATTTGGGTAGCACGGCCACGGAACTCTGTTGCGATGTCCTTAGACAATCCTTTCGAGTTACTGCCGGTCACATATACATCCAAATTCTTATATGCCTTAAGTTCATTCAGCATATCATAGATGGAAACCTCGATGTCGCCATTTTCTTTATCAATCACTTTTGTGGTAAGCTGGACCTCATCAATGAAAAGATAAAACTTTTCGTCTTTCTTTCCAGAAACAAGGTCTTCGACATATTCACAAAGCGTGATTGGATTTCTGAACTTATAGTAACGTCTCTGGTCCAGTTCGATTTTTATGATATGGTCTTCCTGAACTTCCTGTGAGAGAAGGTACTCATAGAACAGGTCAAACAGCAATACCGACTTTCCGCAGCGGCGGATTCCAGTGATTACTTTGACTTCGCCGTTCCACATATGATGAATCATACGATTTAAATAAGAATCTCGTTTAAGCATTATAGTCACCTCGTACTTGCGACGATTGCGTCGCTACTTTCTTGTATAGTATATCACGAATTTCTCAAATTATCAATAGCGCTGCAGAAAGTTCCTAATAAAGTTACGACATTTGCGTCGCAAATTTGAGGTGAGTGTATTAGATTTCGTCCGGGATAATGTCGTCGATATACATTTCACGCTTCGGTTTTGCCATACCGTGGTACTGCTTATGGCATTCCCAAAGGTCCAGTAATAAGCTAAACGGCATCAACCCCACCTCATCCTGTGACAGATGCAGGTGGGCGATGCCGTAATATAAAAGTCGAGTAAATAACTCTGCGTCACTTACTCGACCACTGCGTTTTTTGAATTGTCATCACTGACCACGTTGCGCTTGGTTCCCTTATACAGAGCCTCGGTGATAGCCGCCTTATAGTCAGCCAGATCCAGAGGAGAAGTCAGAAGCTCGACAATATCCTCTGTCAGCAAATCACGCTGATTTTCCTTGTTCTTCAAGTTGTGAATGAGAATGGACTGGTTTGCCAGCAAAGTAATGAGCCATACGATTTCGCCGATGGCCATTTCAAAGTTCTCACTCTTCATGAGCTTTTCACCCAAGTTCTCAAGGCCACCGTAGCGGCCTGCGATTTTCTTGGTAGCTTTGGTGGTGAGGATAAGCTCATATTCCTCACCGCCGACAGTAATCATTGCACTGCGTTCCTTATCCATCGATTAGCCCTCCTCTGTAGTCGTAATGACAGGTTCATAAACGGTAGAATACCAGTTGCTGATGATGTCCGCAGAAGCGCCGGTGTCGCCTTCAGTGACCTCCGCTTTCCAAGGATGCTTGCCGCTGGCATCTGCCTTGTTTCTGGTAAGGACCGTACCTTCGATGGTAGGAGTGGAGAAGGTAATGCTGTCACACTTGGTAGCAAGGTTGGTAGCAGGGATACCGAACTTCACACGGTACAGCCAGTAATACTTGTATTTGCCGTTGGACTTCTTTGCTCTGAAGCCGATAGCAACAGGAATGCCGACGTCCTCTCCGCCGGAAATCAGCACTTTATTATCGTCGATGGTAGCTCCCGTAAGAACGGAAGCAGCAGTCGAACCGATATCGTCGATGCCGAGGGAGAGAGTGCCGGACTTAAACTCCTTCACAATTTCCGCAGCGCCATCATCGGCATAAAGCGTTGCCTCTGCCAGCTCCACGGAGAGTTCTGCGAGATTGCTTTCGCCAGCTGGACGGGAGTGTCATAGGTTTCTTCGCCAGCTTCATCCTCGACAATGGATGCGTAGTACAATTTATCAAAACGGTAAAAGTTCACCTTAAACAGTAACCTTTCAACAATAACGCCTACTGGGACAATGATAACCCAATAAAAATTCGTGAAAATGCCCATTTTTTTGAATGAATAGTATTGACAATCCTAATTTGATAAAGTATACTAAAAACACAACAAAGAGATTTTTTCTTTGTGTAGAAAAAATAGTTAGCTGGAAGGAAGGTGGATATGTGGCGTATATACCCCTCACCAAAAGTGAGGAAAAGTTGATGCAGTTCCTTTGGGAACAGGGCAAGCCGCTCAGTGCTTCTGAGATTCAGGCATTGTGGAAGGATAATGCCTGGACGAAAAGCTATACCAGGGACATTATGCGGGCACTGGAAGAAAAGGGCGCGATAGAGTTTTATAACTTGGAGCGCACCGGCAAGAATTATGGCCGGAGATTTCGGACAGTCCTGACCAGGGAAGAATATTTTTCCCAGCTGGCGATGCGTAACGGCGTAACGGTAACCAAGATGTTCCAGGTTGAAGCTTTTGCTATGGTCGAAAAGGGGAATAAACAGGAAATGGACGACCTTATTCTGGAACTTGAAGGTATGATTGAAGAATACCGTGCAAGGGATGATGATGCAGAATGAGCATATCTCTTTTCTCGTTCTTGATGTCAGTGATGTTCAGCACTGTTTTTATCCTGGGGATTCATGTTCTGCGAAACCGCCCTTTTTTCCTCAAGTCTTTTGAAGTCCATACCCTCTTGACCTTGTATGGATTGTGCCTTTTCCGCATGGTTGTTGTGATAGAGCTGCCATTTACAATCCCCGTTGGACTGAGAGGGGCGTTCAGCCGAGTTTATGACCGAGTACGTCAATTTCAAATGCCGGTTGGAAAGGAGGATATTGAGCTTACTGCTTTTTTATGCTGCATTTGGGCCGTTGTCGCCGGTGTCCTTTTCACCCGCTTTATCTGGCGGGACCATGCTGTTAAAAAGGAACTTGCCCTATGCCATAGGAATGAAAACAAAGACGCGGAACAAGCGCTTTCAAAAGCAATGGCGGTTTCCTCAAGGAAGCTTCCTGTAAACGTATGCGTATGCGGGAGTATAGATATCCCCATGGGGCTTGGATTATTCCATAAATGGATATATCTGCCTGACGAAAAGTTTGCAAAGGAAGAACTGTATTACATCATGATGCACGAGTACACGCATTTCTGCAATCGTGATGGAGTAGTCAAACTTCTAACGATGCTGTTCTGCTGTGTGTTCTGGTGGAATCCTGCTGTATACATATTGAAGAAGGATGTTTCCCAAATTTTGGAAATCAAATGTGATGTTTATGCCACTCAGAGCTTTACGAAAAAGGAACGGTTGGAGTATTTGCTGACTATTCTCAGAGTGTTGAAAGGAAATCCTGCCCCAGGCAATTCACCTTCGCCTTTGACCGCCACCGGCTTGATTTCCAGGACGAAGGGAGATAACACGAAGGAGCGCTTTGAACTGATTATGAAGGCCGCAAATCAGGTAAAGTGGAAGTACCAGGCAATCCTTTTGAGTTGTTCGATGGTTCTGCTGGTGCTTTCATATTCGTTTGTGTTACAGCCAGCATTTGACCCGCCGGTGGAGGACATCTATACGGATGATACCGTAGTGGAATGGTATTCCGAAGAAATTTACATACTCCAGCACCATGATGGGACCTATTCTCTAGTCTTGGAGAATGGTGATACTCAACCAATAAGTGAGCCTTTTTTACAATTCTTTATTGACTCTGGTATAGAAATACGAAAGGAATGAGATTTTATATGAATGGAATAATGCCATTAGCTGATGTTATCGTGGTAAAGGTTAGAACTTACCAAGGACGGCTCCAGTGCCGCCGTTGGAATGAAACTCAGGGGTACTGGGTTGATCCATACTGGATGGACATTCACTAAGTTGTAAAGAGGAGACATTGCAAAAATGTTTCTATTGACCGAGATTAAGTATCTCCTTACCCGCTCACCGGGTCGCTCAGCTATATTGATGTTAGTTGCGTTGATGTTAGTTTGCAGCATGGGCGCGTATAAGGGGAACGCCCATGCCAGCCAAGGGGCGCTGGATAACTTGGCGGAGAGCATACCTGTAACGGCCAGGGTGGTGAGCCGGGATGGAAGCAAAAACAGTGGGCTTTCCATTACAAGCGAACATTATGACGCACTAGTATCGGCCAATGTTCGCAATGTGCTGAGCACAGCTGAGGCCGCTGCCGCGCTGCACGCCCCTCTGGACACATCGTATGGCGGGGACGTGACGGTAATGGGGGTGAGTCGCCCCGACGCTTTTGCGGCTGTTTCAAAGGAGGAAATGCGCTTTTTGGAGGGCTTTGACGAGACGTCCTTTAGCGGCACAGAGCCCCTATGCGCAGTAGAAGGGGGCTTTGCCAAGGCAAACGGCCTTGAGTTGGGGGATGAATTGGAGCTACCCTTCTGCCTGGGCGTATGCTCCGCTTATGGGCAGAAATATTCTGATATAGGCAAGCTGAGGGTAAAAGTTATTGCGCACTATCCGTACACCGAGGTCAATGGGGAAAGGTCGCCCAATATGCTGGTACCGGTGGAATGGCTGAAGGAAGCCGTGGAGCAGGCGGATGAGGAGTTCTACTACAGCTCCCTTTCGGTGGAGCTTCAGGACCCCATGGACCTGAACGCTTTTAAGGAAGCGCTGCCGTCAATGGGGTTTTACCCTGTGGACAGTATGGGTGCCGACGTTTTCTGGTCCTGTGACGGGGTCTCCATGGAGGACGAGCTCTTTATCAAAGCAGCCGAGGAGTTACAGGAGAACCTGAGGATCTACAATAGGTTTCAGCCCCTCTTTTATATGCTCGTCACCCTGATGGTGGTGCTGGCGGTGTTTTTGACACTTAGGGGAAGCAGGAGGGATATGGCGATAGCCAGCTCTTTGGGGGAGTCAAGGAGGAGAATCGGCGGAGTCCACCTTGTCGGCATCTTAGCGACCCAGCTTGCGGGAGGGGCTGCCGCCCAGGTGGTGCTGGTTTCCCAATTTAGCCTGACGCCATGGGACTCCCTGCAAATACTTGCCGCTTATTTGATATGCGCAGGGATTGGTACTATTTTGGCTCTGGTTCAGCTTTTCCGCTTTGACACCCTTACACTTCTGACAAAATCAGGAGAATTGGGCGCATGAGGGAAAAATGTTATTACATTGTAGTTTTGTAGAAATGACAAGGGACATGGGCGAACGAAAAGTATTGTCTCGCTGATTTAGCACCATGGTTAGTATTGCCATTCAAACCGATGCTATCTTTCAAAAGGAAGATGGTTCGATGATTTTGGAGGAAGCAAATGAATCAAAAACCTTTTGTTTTGCCGTTGGAAACTCCCATGGGCAAGTATTTTTACGAAGTGAATCGCAACGAGATCGTGGCAGTCAATGATGATCTCTTCGAGTGTATCAAAAAGGCTCTTTCGTCAGAAGATGGAAACTTACTCGATGTGCCAGAGAATGTGATGGCTCAGTACAAGGAATTACGTGAATGTGGATATCTTTCCTCAAATCATGTGCAAGAGGTTATCCACCCGGCTACAGAGAGTTTGCCGGAACTACTGGACAGAGGGCTGGAGAAAATCACCCTACAAGTTACGCAGGGGTGTAACCTAAGGTGTAAGTACTGTATTTATTCGGAAAATAGCAATCATGAACAAAGATCGCATTCCTCCAATACCATGTCGCTTGAGACAGCAAAAAAAGCAATATTGTTTTATCGGGAACATTCGCGGGACAAGGATAGGGCAATTATAGGCTTCTATGGAGGTGAGCCGCTCCTTGCTTTTCCCCTGATTATTGAGTCTGTAAAGTATGCTGAGGAAATTTTTGCAGGGGTAGATATATCGTTTAATATCACTACCAATGCAACTCTTCTTACAGATGAAATTATTGACTTCCTTTTAGACCATCATTTCAAATTGACGTTTAGCCTTGATGGTCCCAAGGAAGTCCAGGATAAGAACCGGATATTTGCTAACGGTTCCGGTTCATACGATATGGTAATGCGGAACATCAACAGAATATATGAGAAAGACCCAGAAGCACTGAAAGGTGCGCTAGTAAGTATGGTTATCGATCAGGAGCAAGGCTATCGGGACATCCTGCCATTATTTGATGAACCAGCACTCAAAAATCTAGACTTAGTTTTCACTATGGTGGAGGAGGATTCGACGATAAAGATGCCATCCCCCCAGTACTCTGAGGAATTCAACTATGAAATGTTCGTAGCATTTGTGGATCGAATCAGGGGAAGTGCCGAAGTCTCAGAAGATAAATATAACAAACTCATGGTAGAAACAATAAAAGCAGTGGATAAAGAACTAGATTCATTTGCAAGAATTGTGTTAACGCCATCAACCGCACCTTCCGGACCGTGTATCCCGGGAAAGTTGAAGCTCTTTATTGACTGTTTTGGAAATTTCTATCCGTGTGAGAAAGTGGACGAAAATGAGGGAGCGGTTATCGGAACAGTTGATACGGGATTTGATATTGAGAAGGTTTCAAAAGTCCTGAATGTCGGTAGTATCGGGGCAGACGATTGTAAATCATGTTGGGCATTTTCGTTGTGTAATATATGCGTAAAAAGATCCAGTGAGAATAAATCTCTTTCGCTTGAACGTAGGAGAAAGTCGTGCCAAGAAACAAGGTCTTCTGCCTATGGAAGCATCATGGATAAGATAGTGCTTTTTGAGGATAAACGTCATATGCGGAAAATGAATCGGCTTAGTAGGGGGGGAGTAAGACTGTGAAAAAGATATGTGTGGTTCCATTTACAAGACGGGAACTTCCTATGCTTCCGGGATTGAGAAAAGGTTACCAAATATCAGACCTTGTGGCACCGAAAGGGATTGCTTTTGAAGGCGAAGATGTGGGGGCGCTGAAAAACATGAATCCGATGGGACAGACAATTACTGATGATTTAGATGTAGCGGTTGGCTCAACAGACGTGGTTTTTGTTTCATATGTTCCAAGCAGGTATCAGTCCTTACGCAAATACGCTCTACACGCCCTTTTTATGGCTGCAAATAGCAGGAAAGAAATCCATTGTTTTCTTGAATTGACTAATGATGAAAAGGAAGCAGTGAATATGGCGTGTGAGAAATCACAAACATCGATTGCTTACTATACATTCGCTGTTTGTGACGATAAAATCTATGATCTTACAAGGCTTCACAAATTTGATGTACCAGTGATATATGTAAGCGAAGAGGTGCCGGATTGCGATGGATACGAAATTTTTCTTATGCTAGCAGAAAAACTCTCAATCGAAGGAAAAAACGTGTTAGCAATCAGCGAGGATGTATATAATACCTTTTTGGGATATGAGTGCATGAAGTTTGGGGGAAATACTGAAGTAGGAAATCAAATTTTCAGACTCAATATTTTGACTTATGAGTTGTACCAAGCAAAGCATCCTGATATTATCCTGATAAAATTGCCTCACCCATTGATGAAGTATGACGATGAAAGCTTGTTTGATTGTGGTGGAACAGCGTATATCCTTTCTCAGGCCATTCCAGGAGATGGGTGCATTTATTGTACACATGCAGAAGTGAGCGGTGGAACATATTGGGAGACATTCAATGAGGGAGTTATTGCGAAGTTCGGGTATCCAATTATTTGCGTTAATGTTAGCAACCGAATAATAGACAATGCCGGAGATATCCATCTATCTTCATTGCGTATTCCGGAAAATAAAGTCATTTCCCGAGTAAAGGATATGAGAGCAATAAATGATATTCCATTTCTCCATCTGTACAATGAAAATGATATGCAAGAGTTGTATCAGAAATTATTAAATGAATATCTGGAGTTACCTTATGGAGTGATATGATTATGACATCAGAACTCGTGATTAGTACGTTGGTAAAAATTCTTAACAAAAGAATAATGCTTCGGGAAGTAGTCGCTGAAGACGATTATGACGTGTTGTTGACTTCACAGAAAATAGGACTAGATTATACGCATATGATTGAGTATATGATGTGCGTAGAGGAGGCATTCGAAGTTGTCTTCACTATTGAAGAACTGCGAAAAGGCGGATTTCGT encodes the following:
- a CDS encoding phage tail protein → MNTILTLLPQLIPAAVEAIMTIVQALIDSLPLLVDAAVQLVVALVEGIGTALPQLIPAAVQAIVTIVQGLIANLPLILDAALQLIMGLAEGLLTAIPMLIEALPSIILAIVDFIIGAIPQIIEAGIQLLTSLVSALPDIITAIVAAIPQIIEGIITAILDSIPQLIQAGIDLLVALIQALPEIITTIVAAIPEIIGSIVNALIGSIPQIVQAGVQLLISLIKNLPTIIAEIVKAVPQIISGLVNALSKGVSQMAQVGGNLVRGLWQGIQSLASWLWNKVSSWISTIWDCICDFFGIASPSKEMGCVGEMLVEGLAGAINSNGKDAVVAAEGMAEDINSVMNGLAKDMETSIPTDFTLDAGAANALTESSADGRSSVMDGMYGSLVTVQQMVVRIEKYENQSKADLLAGFTGFA
- a CDS encoding ABC transporter permease family protein, with translation MGAYKGNAHASQGALDNLAESIPVTARVVSRDGSKNSGLSITSEHYDALVSANVRNVLSTAEAAAALHAPLDTSYGGDVTVMGVSRPDAFAAVSKEEMRFLEGFDETSFSGTEPLCAVEGGFAKANGLELGDELELPFCLGVCSAYGQKYSDIGKLRVKVIAHYPYTEVNGERSPNMLVPVEWLKEAVEQADEEFYYSSLSVELQDPMDLNAFKEALPSMGFYPVDSMGADVFWSCDGVSMEDELFIKAAEELQENLRIYNRFQPLFYMLVTLMVVLAVFLTLRGSRRDMAIASSLGESRRRIGGVHLVGILATQLAGGAAAQVVLVSQFSLTPWDSLQILAAYLICAGIGTILALVQLFRFDTLTLLTKSGELGA
- a CDS encoding ATP-binding protein — its product is MLKRDSYLNRMIHHMWNGEVKVITGIRRCGKSVLLFDLFYEYLLSQEVQEDHIIKIELDQRRYYKFRNPITLCEYVEDLVSGKKDEKFYLFIDEVQLTTKVIDKENGDIEVSIYDMLNELKAYKNLDVYVTGSNSKGLSKDIATEFRGRATQIHVFPLSFEEFYSHVGGDERNALDTYMLYGGMPRLLALTDEKDKKDYLSSLYSELYVKDIVERNGIEREDILNDILDFLASQISSLTNPTNIANALTSMKNEKVNSTLVSNYVQHIIDSFLISMAKRYDVKGKTYFKYPNKYYYTDIGLRNARLNYRQYDPGHIMENIIYNELLRRGYSVDVGVVTDRTGGANVQKEIDFIVNDADKKIYIQSAFQMDTDKKESSELASLILTKDFFKKIIVRMDIPHNFYDDNGIFHCNLIDLLLGRVELF
- a CDS encoding radical SAM protein, with the protein product MNQKPFVLPLETPMGKYFYEVNRNEIVAVNDDLFECIKKALSSEDGNLLDVPENVMAQYKELRECGYLSSNHVQEVIHPATESLPELLDRGLEKITLQVTQGCNLRCKYCIYSENSNHEQRSHSSNTMSLETAKKAILFYREHSRDKDRAIIGFYGGEPLLAFPLIIESVKYAEEIFAGVDISFNITTNATLLTDEIIDFLLDHHFKLTFSLDGPKEVQDKNRIFANGSGSYDMVMRNINRIYEKDPEALKGALVSMVIDQEQGYRDILPLFDEPALKNLDLVFTMVEEDSTIKMPSPQYSEEFNYEMFVAFVDRIRGSAEVSEDKYNKLMVETIKAVDKELDSFARIVLTPSTAPSGPCIPGKLKLFIDCFGNFYPCEKVDENEGAVIGTVDTGFDIEKVSKVLNVGSIGADDCKSCWAFSLCNICVKRSSENKSLSLERRRKSCQETRSSAYGSIMDKIVLFEDKRHMRKMNRLSRGGVRL
- a CDS encoding distal tail protein Dit: MKIKARLTSWQASPALRNFYETVPGKAGVADFGCDSGERIIMLTCYIYPQKDFAALVSVLNAMAQWLDPSKGLKQLVLDEVPDRYFMARLSEAVDCERLLRSAGTFTLKFICPDPHAYALEDETFVISEEGEHEISRSIGTTISEPVYSIQGVISSDTDSYISIIINGEELRITGALAEGETLIVDSNLVTAKVVDSVGDTLRNGLPLLYELNFPVLETSTNTVVVATSNATFTELNIEANSRWR
- a CDS encoding M56 family metallopeptidase, giving the protein MPVGKEDIELTAFLCCIWAVVAGVLFTRFIWRDHAVKKELALCHRNENKDAEQALSKAMAVSSRKLPVNVCVCGSIDIPMGLGLFHKWIYLPDEKFAKEELYYIMMHEYTHFCNRDGVVKLLTMLFCCVFWWNPAVYILKKDVSQILEIKCDVYATQSFTKKERLEYLLTILRVLKGNPAPGNSPSPLTATGLISRTKGDNTKERFELIMKAANQVKWKYQAILLSCSMVLLVLSYSFVLQPAFDPPVEDIYTDDTVVEWYSEEIYILQHHDGTYSLVLENGDTQPISEPFLQFFIDSGIEIRKE
- a CDS encoding BlaI/MecI/CopY family transcriptional regulator, giving the protein MNSIDNPNLIKYTKNTTKRFFLCVEKIVSWKEGGYVAYIPLTKSEEKLMQFLWEQGKPLSASEIQALWKDNAWTKSYTRDIMRALEEKGAIEFYNLERTGKNYGRRFRTVLTREEYFSQLAMRNGVTVTKMFQVEAFAMVEKGNKQEMDDLILELEGMIEEYRARDDDAE